From Anaerohalosphaera lusitana, one genomic window encodes:
- a CDS encoding inositol monophosphatase family protein: MEHAYLSRLLEVATVAARLAGQRAMEEIKYTKTSIKNENEIVTSADPLCQRIIIDRIQETFPDHGFIAEEGDDGSMLFLAPRTREPIWWVIDPIDGTANFSHGILHFTVSVAAMHNGEPVVGAVFEPSTDSMFTAVKDDYAQLNYSRIGVSSEKMSSFTSVAIDSHFPDSALSSINELMQNTRFRALGSAALNLSYVANGGLVAALASTAKIWDIAAAALIVECAGGKVTTLAGEPLFPMDLDKYEPAEVSILASNGKVHKEIVDMFSD, translated from the coding sequence ATGGAACACGCGTATCTCAGCAGGCTCCTTGAAGTGGCAACAGTGGCGGCTCGACTTGCGGGCCAGCGTGCCATGGAAGAGATCAAGTACACCAAGACCAGCATCAAAAACGAAAATGAGATAGTAACGTCGGCCGACCCACTCTGCCAGCGAATTATCATCGACCGCATACAGGAGACTTTCCCGGACCACGGATTTATCGCCGAAGAAGGAGATGACGGGAGCATGCTCTTTCTCGCCCCTCGAACCCGCGAACCGATCTGGTGGGTGATCGATCCCATCGACGGCACAGCGAATTTCTCGCACGGCATACTGCATTTCACCGTTTCCGTGGCAGCAATGCACAACGGCGAGCCGGTGGTTGGAGCGGTATTCGAACCCTCGACCGACTCGATGTTCACAGCCGTCAAGGATGACTATGCTCAGCTTAATTATTCGCGTATAGGCGTAAGCTCGGAGAAGATGTCGTCATTTACAAGCGTTGCGATCGACAGCCATTTTCCCGACTCGGCCCTGTCATCCATAAACGAACTCATGCAGAACACCAGATTCAGGGCATTGGGTTCAGCGGCTCTGAATTTGAGTTATGTAGCGAACGGAGGGCTGGTTGCAGCGCTGGCTTCGACGGCAAAGATATGGGACATCGCGGCTGCGGCACTGATCGTCGAATGCGCAGGGGGCAAAGTGACGACACTTGCGGGAGAACCGCTGTTCCCGATGGACCTGGACAAGTACGAACCTGCCGAAGTTTCAATTCTTGCTTCGAACGGCAAGGTGCACAAAGAAATTGTGGATATGTTCTCAGATTAG
- a CDS encoding DUF2752 domain-containing protein produces MFFAVIGGFYLLWLGATDRIEVGAITGVCGFKQKFGIPCPGCYITRSGEAFVQGHILEAFRVQPAGGVLFSFAALIGGISLIIAVLGIKFRLLDTNTFGRLVSYSVLFLVFVLACGWAVTLARDLANR; encoded by the coding sequence GTGTTTTTCGCGGTTATTGGAGGGTTCTACCTGCTATGGCTCGGTGCGACCGATCGAATCGAGGTCGGCGCCATCACCGGCGTTTGCGGTTTCAAGCAAAAGTTCGGCATACCGTGCCCTGGCTGCTATATTACCCGCTCGGGTGAAGCATTTGTGCAAGGGCATATACTCGAAGCCTTTAGGGTCCAGCCTGCGGGAGGGGTTCTGTTCAGCTTTGCGGCCTTAATAGGCGGAATTTCTTTGATTATTGCTGTTTTGGGGATAAAATTCAGGCTGCTCGATACAAACACCTTCGGTCGACTGGTTTCGTATTCGGTTCTGTTTCTGGTTTTCGTGCTGGCCTGCGGCTGGGCCGTGACGCTGGCCCGGGACCTGGCGAATCGATGA
- a CDS encoding hydroxyacid dehydrogenase, which translates to MVKILIADKLAQEGIDLLESIDGIKPVVKTGMSEDELCECISEYDGIIVRSATKVTARVLECADKLRGVARAGVGVDNIDIPAATNNGVLVMNTPGGNTIAAAEQTMTLMLALSRNTVPACNSLKAGAWDRKKYMGNQLYQKTLGVIGLGRIGMAVVKMSTGFDMKVLGYDPIAVPNEAKELGVQVVDDLDNIFKEADYISVHVPRNEHTTDMIAKDQFEMMKPTARVVNCARGGIINENDLYDALEAGKIAGAALDVFEQEPPENKRFQDIDNCLVTPHLGASAAEAQVQVAVEAAQILADALTGGEIKNALNQVRDQ; encoded by the coding sequence ATGGTAAAAATTCTCATTGCTGACAAGTTGGCGCAAGAAGGTATCGATCTTCTGGAATCAATCGATGGAATCAAACCTGTCGTCAAAACAGGCATGAGTGAAGATGAGTTGTGTGAATGTATCTCAGAGTACGATGGAATTATCGTAAGAAGTGCCACCAAGGTCACCGCCAGGGTCCTCGAGTGTGCCGATAAGCTTCGCGGTGTCGCAAGGGCCGGGGTCGGTGTAGACAACATCGATATCCCTGCTGCCACAAACAATGGCGTGCTTGTAATGAATACCCCCGGCGGCAACACGATCGCTGCTGCTGAGCAGACAATGACGCTGATGCTGGCGCTGAGCCGTAACACCGTTCCTGCCTGCAACAGCCTCAAAGCCGGTGCGTGGGATCGTAAGAAATATATGGGTAACCAGCTTTACCAGAAGACGCTGGGTGTGATCGGACTTGGCAGGATCGGCATGGCGGTTGTAAAGATGTCGACCGGTTTCGACATGAAGGTTCTCGGTTACGATCCGATCGCGGTGCCGAATGAAGCGAAAGAACTGGGTGTCCAGGTAGTTGATGACCTTGACAATATCTTCAAGGAAGCGGATTATATTTCTGTCCATGTGCCAAGGAATGAGCACACTACAGATATGATCGCCAAAGATCAGTTTGAGATGATGAAGCCCACCGCACGGGTAGTGAACTGTGCTCGCGGCGGCATCATAAACGAAAATGATCTGTATGACGCGCTTGAAGCGGGTAAGATCGCAGGTGCCGCACTCGACGTATTTGAGCAGGAGCCGCCTGAGAACAAGCGTTTCCAGGATATTGACAATTGTCTGGTTACGCCTCACCTCGGCGCAAGTGCTGCAGAGGCACAGGTTCAGGTTGCAGTTGAGGCTGCACAAATTCTCGCGGACGCTCTGACAGGCGGCGAGATCAAGAACGCCCTGAACCAGGTACGCGATCAGTAA
- a CDS encoding DNA topoisomerase VI subunit B produces MSAKGSAAKEQMNFNFGSEETAVEQQQDVAQKPKTKRRGRKSKQSVAATAESMATKQRDISISEFFAKNRHLLGFDNPRKALLTAVKEAVDNALDACEEGHILPSIRVTIEQVENYDNRFVLKVTDNGPGIVKKQVPNIFARLLYGSKFHRLKMSRGQQGIGISAAGMYGLITTGEPVQVVSRTNKNKPAYHCHVQIDTSKNRPDIVYDEECDFELPTGTAVSITMEGRYLRGKQSVDEYIEQTAMANPHVSFVYNAPDGNTYEFPRKTDELPFMPVEIKPHPYGVELGMLYKMARDTKGKSLPEFLNKDFSRVSKPLSRKICKNAKLLSVKPSKITLQQAEKLHKEIGQTKIMAPPTDCIGPIGEENLIEGLERVVDADFYASCTRKPAVYRGNPFIIEAALAYGFKGETDDSDDDDKQPIMQLKRIANRVPLLYQQSAGAVFKSVVETNWRNYGLSQSKGALPRGPLVLMVHIASVWVPFTSESKEAIAHYPEIIKEIKLAVQECGRKLGTHIRKQRRIKQELKKQSYIKTYLPPIGEALQEILSLKDSEVEDLVGKLADVLEKSRKF; encoded by the coding sequence ATGTCGGCAAAAGGAAGTGCTGCAAAGGAACAAATGAATTTCAATTTCGGAAGCGAAGAGACTGCCGTTGAGCAGCAACAGGATGTTGCGCAAAAACCCAAGACCAAGCGACGCGGCAGAAAAAGCAAACAAAGCGTTGCGGCCACCGCTGAGAGCATGGCGACCAAGCAGCGCGATATCAGCATCAGTGAATTTTTTGCCAAGAACAGGCACCTGCTCGGATTTGACAATCCGCGTAAGGCGCTTCTGACGGCCGTGAAGGAAGCTGTCGATAACGCATTGGATGCCTGCGAAGAAGGCCATATTCTCCCTTCGATCAGGGTTACCATCGAGCAGGTGGAGAATTACGACAATCGATTCGTACTCAAGGTTACCGACAACGGGCCTGGTATCGTCAAAAAGCAGGTGCCGAATATTTTCGCAAGGCTTCTCTACGGAAGTAAGTTCCATCGGCTGAAGATGAGCCGCGGCCAGCAGGGTATCGGTATCAGTGCCGCGGGTATGTATGGCCTGATCACCACGGGTGAGCCTGTGCAGGTTGTCAGCCGAACCAACAAGAACAAGCCCGCCTATCACTGCCATGTGCAGATCGATACGTCAAAGAATCGCCCTGATATTGTGTATGACGAGGAATGTGATTTCGAATTGCCCACCGGCACAGCGGTTTCGATAACCATGGAAGGGCGATATCTGCGGGGCAAGCAGTCCGTTGACGAGTACATCGAACAGACCGCGATGGCGAATCCCCACGTGAGTTTTGTTTATAACGCTCCGGACGGCAATACATACGAGTTCCCGCGAAAAACGGACGAGCTGCCTTTTATGCCTGTCGAGATCAAGCCTCACCCGTATGGCGTCGAGTTGGGTATGCTTTATAAAATGGCGCGAGACACGAAGGGCAAAAGTCTGCCTGAATTTCTGAACAAGGATTTCAGCAGGGTGAGCAAGCCCCTTTCACGAAAGATATGCAAGAATGCGAAGCTGCTCAGCGTTAAACCCTCTAAAATAACCCTGCAGCAGGCTGAGAAGCTGCACAAGGAGATCGGGCAGACCAAGATCATGGCCCCGCCCACCGACTGTATCGGACCGATCGGTGAAGAGAACCTTATCGAAGGTCTCGAGCGTGTAGTGGACGCAGACTTCTACGCAAGCTGCACACGAAAGCCAGCAGTTTACCGCGGCAATCCTTTCATCATCGAAGCCGCACTTGCCTACGGTTTCAAGGGTGAGACCGACGACAGTGACGACGATGACAAGCAGCCGATCATGCAGCTCAAGCGCATCGCCAACCGAGTTCCGCTGCTGTATCAGCAGTCTGCGGGTGCCGTGTTCAAGTCCGTGGTTGAGACGAACTGGCGCAATTACGGTTTGAGCCAGAGCAAAGGTGCATTGCCAAGGGGGCCTCTGGTTCTGATGGTACACATCGCGTCCGTCTGGGTGCCGTTCACTTCCGAGAGTAAGGAGGCGATAGCCCATTACCCGGAAATAATCAAGGAAATCAAACTGGCGGTCCAGGAGTGCGGCCGAAAGCTTGGCACGCATATCCGTAAGCAGCGTCGGATCAAGCAGGAACTGAAAAAACAGAGCTACATCAAGACATATCTGCCGCCCATCGGCGAGGCATTGCAGGAAATCCTTTCACTCAAGGACAGCGAAGTTGAGGATCTTGTGGGTAAGCTGGCGGATGTGCTGGAGAAATCACGTAAATTCTGA
- the glmM gene encoding phosphoglucosamine mutase, producing the protein MARELILGISGMRGIIGENLNANTAVDYGCAFGTFLQEKFDRDDMKVCIGRDSRVSGSMIFSAVASGLCSVGIDVIDLGIVTTPGVGLMVRHLECVGGVVITASHNPIEYNGIKLLTSEGVAPPKDMAESIIEVYKKQQFNLVDSIACGAVSRNVQTHDLHVGKVLDIVDTDAIATRNFKAVLDSVNGAGGTAGRMLLDKLGCEVTAINAEPTGIFAHTPEPTKENLVGLCDEITKAGADIGFAQDPDADRLAIVDENGVYIGEEYTLALCAKQVLGKMKGKTAANLSTSRMIDDVAGELGCEVIRTAVGEANVADAMIKNNCIIGGEGNGGIIDLRVGPIRDSLVGMALVLQLMADSGKTVSELVGEIGAYHVEKSKFEADKQQAAAIIEEAKKAFPDAEINTVDGCRFDFSDGWVHLRTSNTEPVMRLIVETETPEAAKRYVEKVDAIRDKIVG; encoded by the coding sequence ATGGCTAGAGAACTTATACTTGGCATCAGCGGTATGAGGGGTATCATTGGAGAAAACCTCAACGCCAACACAGCAGTGGATTACGGCTGCGCATTCGGGACATTTCTGCAGGAAAAGTTTGACAGGGATGACATGAAGGTTTGTATCGGCCGGGACAGCAGAGTTTCGGGCTCGATGATTTTCAGTGCGGTCGCCTCGGGCCTGTGTTCGGTCGGCATCGATGTGATCGATCTTGGTATCGTCACCACGCCGGGCGTTGGGCTGATGGTTCGCCACCTGGAATGTGTGGGCGGTGTTGTCATAACAGCGTCACACAATCCAATAGAATACAACGGCATAAAGCTTTTGACCTCCGAAGGCGTCGCGCCGCCCAAGGATATGGCTGAAAGCATAATTGAAGTTTACAAAAAGCAGCAGTTCAATCTGGTCGACAGTATCGCATGCGGTGCGGTAAGTCGTAACGTGCAAACTCATGATCTGCACGTAGGTAAGGTGCTGGATATCGTGGACACCGATGCGATCGCAACCCGCAATTTCAAGGCAGTGCTGGACAGTGTGAACGGCGCCGGCGGAACGGCTGGCCGAATGCTGCTGGATAAATTGGGCTGTGAGGTTACGGCGATCAACGCGGAACCGACCGGCATCTTCGCTCATACGCCAGAACCTACGAAAGAGAATCTTGTCGGCTTGTGCGACGAGATCACCAAAGCCGGCGCGGATATCGGGTTCGCGCAGGACCCCGACGCGGACAGACTCGCGATCGTAGACGAAAATGGTGTTTACATCGGCGAAGAGTATACGCTGGCCCTTTGTGCGAAGCAGGTGCTCGGCAAGATGAAGGGCAAGACGGCCGCGAATCTCTCCACTTCCCGCATGATAGACGACGTGGCAGGTGAGCTCGGTTGCGAGGTGATCCGTACCGCAGTGGGCGAGGCGAATGTTGCCGACGCTATGATAAAGAACAACTGCATAATAGGCGGTGAGGGCAACGGCGGCATTATAGACCTGCGCGTTGGACCGATTCGCGACAGTCTGGTCGGTATGGCGCTGGTGCTGCAATTGATGGCTGATTCCGGTAAGACCGTAAGTGAGCTGGTTGGGGAAATCGGCGCTTATCACGTCGAAAAGAGTAAATTTGAGGCTGACAAACAGCAGGCAGCCGCTATCATTGAAGAAGCCAAAAAGGCGTTTCCGGACGCAGAGATAAACACGGTTGATGGCTGCAGATTCGATTTCAGCGACGGCTGGGTACACCTGCGGACAAGCAACACCGAACCTGTCATGCGACTGATCGTGGAGACCGAGACACCTGAAGCGGCAAAGAGATATGTAGAAAAGGTGGACGCTATCAGAGATAAGATCGTTGGTTAA
- a CDS encoding cation diffusion facilitator family transporter, translating to MDAHKINSANASIRKVTWGGIWANLGLAIVKVSIGWIGGSLALVADGVHSVSDMVTDFAVLLGAHFGAKEPDPKHPYGHGRLETFSAMFVAIFLALVGAGMIYQASVVINRVHLGHENIEPIGISVMWAAILSVIAKELLYRITRKVARRVHSPALYANAWHHRSDALSSIAVVIGFVAFRAGYEYADQVATIAVGLMIIWVAAKVIRDCLEEFAERAVDGETIKQIEHVVSSDERVKGYHKLRTRNVGREIFLDMHILIDPNMNVEQAHDIADELEADMHEQISRPVNIMVHIEPDIPKFRK from the coding sequence ATGGACGCGCACAAGATCAACAGTGCTAATGCGAGCATCCGCAAGGTCACCTGGGGTGGTATATGGGCAAACCTCGGACTTGCAATAGTTAAAGTCTCCATTGGCTGGATAGGCGGTTCGCTCGCTCTTGTTGCTGACGGCGTGCATTCAGTTTCAGACATGGTTACCGACTTTGCTGTCTTGCTAGGTGCCCACTTCGGGGCCAAAGAACCGGATCCCAAACACCCTTATGGTCACGGCAGACTTGAGACTTTTTCCGCGATGTTTGTTGCGATTTTTCTGGCACTTGTCGGTGCGGGAATGATCTATCAGGCCAGCGTTGTGATAAACCGTGTGCATCTGGGTCATGAAAATATCGAGCCGATAGGCATTTCTGTTATGTGGGCGGCCATCCTTTCCGTCATTGCTAAGGAACTGCTCTATCGGATCACCCGGAAGGTTGCCCGGAGAGTTCACAGCCCTGCATTGTACGCAAATGCCTGGCACCATCGCAGCGATGCGCTCAGCTCGATCGCGGTGGTTATTGGTTTTGTCGCGTTTCGAGCGGGCTACGAGTACGCCGACCAGGTCGCAACTATCGCGGTGGGTCTGATGATCATCTGGGTTGCTGCGAAAGTGATCAGGGACTGCCTCGAAGAGTTTGCTGAAAGGGCGGTTGACGGTGAAACCATTAAGCAGATAGAACATGTGGTCAGTTCGGATGAGCGGGTGAAGGGCTATCACAAGCTCCGAACGAGAAATGTCGGCAGAGAGATATTCCTGGACATGCATATCCTGATCGACCCAAACATGAACGTCGAACAAGCGCATGACATTGCAGACGAGCTTGAAGCCGACATGCACGAACAGATCAGTCGACCGGTCAACATCATGGTGCACATCGAGCCGGACATCCCGAAGTTCAGAAAGTAG
- a CDS encoding DNA polymerase ligase N-terminal domain-containing protein, whose protein sequence is MPADELRRFVIQKHTRPGDTHWDFMLESGQSLLTWRLPECPAELAKSPDCPAVKIFDHPLRFLTYEGPVNQGTGDVKIEEAGTCLFHENRAGLISFELHGELLDGQFELRRQEDDRWLLKRLGPGR, encoded by the coding sequence ATGCCTGCCGACGAGCTTCGTCGATTCGTCATCCAGAAACACACCCGTCCCGGCGATACACATTGGGATTTCATGCTTGAATCTGGCCAGTCGCTTCTTACGTGGAGGCTGCCTGAGTGCCCCGCCGAGCTGGCAAAGTCACCTGACTGCCCTGCCGTGAAAATATTCGACCATCCGCTCCGGTTCCTGACTTATGAAGGGCCTGTGAATCAGGGTACGGGAGATGTCAAGATCGAAGAGGCAGGGACATGCTTGTTTCACGAAAATCGAGCCGGCCTTATTTCTTTCGAATTGCACGGGGAACTGTTAGATGGACAGTTTGAGCTTCGCAGACAGGAAGATGATCGCTGGCTCTTGAAGAGGCTGGGCCCGGGACGTTAG
- the pta gene encoding phosphate acetyltransferase, with protein MADFLQSILDRAASLNKTVVLPEASDERTLQAAKTISEKKFVKPVLIGNVDKVTAKLKEMGADTEFITVVDPATSPKKEQYAELFHELRKHKGMTADKAAEIIQDEIYFATMMVKAGDADGLVAGAAHSSADTIRPALQIIKAREGVKTVSSMFFMVFPDATYLFSDCGLNQDPNAEQLADIAVATAQTGLQFGFDPKVAMLSYSTKGSGTGQGAEKVVEATKLANAAIKERFGDKVAIDGELQFDAAFVPSVAEKKAPDSPLNGEANVFIFPDLGAGNICYKLTQRMAGADAYGPVLQGLDKPVNDLSRGCTADDIVATAAITAIQAEG; from the coding sequence ATGGCAGATTTCTTGCAGTCAATTCTCGATCGGGCAGCATCACTAAACAAAACAGTCGTTCTGCCCGAAGCTAGCGATGAAAGAACACTCCAGGCAGCGAAAACTATCTCTGAAAAGAAATTTGTCAAACCCGTACTGATCGGAAACGTTGATAAGGTCACCGCAAAGCTCAAAGAAATGGGCGCAGATACGGAATTTATCACCGTGGTTGACCCCGCAACCAGCCCAAAGAAAGAGCAGTATGCAGAACTGTTCCACGAACTGCGAAAACACAAGGGCATGACCGCGGATAAGGCGGCAGAGATCATCCAGGATGAAATTTATTTTGCTACAATGATGGTTAAGGCTGGCGATGCGGACGGCCTGGTGGCAGGTGCCGCACATTCCTCTGCCGACACGATCCGCCCCGCTTTGCAGATCATCAAGGCTCGCGAAGGCGTGAAGACTGTTTCGAGCATGTTTTTCATGGTCTTCCCGGACGCGACTTATCTGTTCTCGGATTGCGGGCTGAACCAGGACCCCAACGCTGAGCAGCTTGCCGATATCGCGGTTGCGACCGCTCAGACGGGCCTGCAGTTCGGTTTCGATCCGAAGGTGGCTATGCTTTCCTATTCTACTAAAGGATCGGGAACCGGCCAGGGAGCGGAAAAGGTCGTAGAAGCGACGAAGCTTGCCAATGCCGCGATCAAAGAAAGATTCGGCGACAAAGTCGCGATCGACGGAGAGCTGCAGTTCGATGCGGCATTCGTTCCATCGGTAGCCGAAAAGAAAGCACCAGACAGCCCGCTCAATGGAGAGGCCAATGTGTTCATCTTCCCTGATCTGGGTGCGGGCAATATCTGCTACAAGCTCACACAGAGGATGGCCGGCGCTGATGCATACGGCCCCGTCCTGCAGGGACTGGACAAGCCCGTCAACGATCTTTCGCGCGGCTGCACTGCGGACGACATCGTGGCGACTGCGGCGATAACCGCAATCCAGGCCGAGGGCTGA